The Coffea arabica cultivar ET-39 chromosome 8e, Coffea Arabica ET-39 HiFi, whole genome shotgun sequence genome window below encodes:
- the LOC113704916 gene encoding protein neprosin-like isoform X3, with product MGIKLMSILMLQVTLVAISRGVPRNGSSSKQNFGPKFAVKSIQSEDGDVIDCIGIHNQPAFNHPALRNHKIESNFHFQMRPTYDPIMVTKNEKETWEASDHKGNKDLYITTTAQIWHKSGSCPEGTIPIRRVPRKNKSKVTTVDDHARKKPTISPYQFKDDKSMNLLRANHSLAILHTEGYAYFGAKGDIKVCYPSVELDDEYTTSQVALKSGPYNQYEAIESGWAVSINKQNVNPSVYGDRQTRFFTYWTIDASVETGCFDATCPGFVQISKDVAVGAAIYPISKPNELPYQITIFIFKVIFQC from the exons ATGGGGATCAAGTTGATGTCTATCCTAATGCTGCAAGTCACTTTGGTAGCAATAAGCAGAGGGGTCCCAAGGAATGGCTCCAGCTCGAAACAGAATTTTGGTCCCAAGTTTGCAGTGAAAAGCATTCAG AGTGAAGATGGGGATGTAATTGATTGCATTGGCATTCACAACCAACCTGCTTTTAATCATCCTGCGTTGAGAAATCACAAAATCGAG AGCAATTTCCACTTCCAGATGAGACCAACCTATGATCCAATAATGGtgacaaaaaatgaaaaggaaaccTGGGAAGCATCTGATCATAAAGGAAACAAAGACTTGTATATTACCACTACAGCACAGATATGGCATAAAAGTGGAAGCTGCCCCGAAGGGACAATTCCCATCAGGAGGGTgccaaggaaaaacaaaagcaaagtaACTACAGTCGATGATCATGCAAGAAAAAAACCGACTATCTCCCCTTACCAGTTTAAGGACGACAAAAGTATGAACCTTCTACGAGCAAACCACTCG TTGGCAATACTGCACACTGAGGGATATGCATATTTTGGAGCCAAAGGAGATATTAAGGTCTGTTATCCTTCTGTGGAACTGGATGACGAGTACACTACTTCTCAGGTTGCTCTCAAAAGCGGCCCTTACAACCAGTATGAAGCCATAGAATCAGGATGGGCGGTCAGTATCAACAAGCAAAAT GTGAATCCAAGTGTTTATGGGGACAGACAAACAAGATTTTTTACATATTGGACG ATTGATGCTTCAGTAGAAACCGGTTGCTTTGATGCTACTTGCCCTGGTTTTGTACAAATTAGCAAGGATGTAGCAGTTGGTGCTGCAATATATCCCATATCAAAGCCTAATGAACTTCCATATCAAATAACTATCTTCATCTTTAAG GTTATCTTTCAGTGCTGA
- the LOC140012526 gene encoding uncharacterized protein: protein MVRLMWHVPGHDRDFEPWLVDTRVTGDSCFSIWMLKDYQSRFWIHNYWIVEQLPGSLFDGRILAFGQKADFVLLRVKKNIFSYNFRTRELKKSHQILKNYAHEDKCDGLLVPYYLPRDHPPVIPLAVRANSPSLSGEGTRESAWPLAGTLRHQMHQWTVYSITMLFPIWQRSIRSGLAWLPGFHCASNYMWESTIALIVINGQCHATVI from the exons ATGGTGAGACTGATGTGGCACGTTCCGGGCCAcgaccgcgactttgaaccatggctGGTAGACACTCGAGTGACAGGGGATTCTTGTTTCTCAATTTGGATGCTTAAGGATTATCAAAGCCGTTTCTGGATTCATAACTATTGGATTGTTGAACAATTGCCCGGATCTCTTTTTGATGGAAGAATTTTAGCATTCGGTCAAAAGGCTGATTTTGTGCTTCTCAGGGTGAAAAAGAATATCTTTTCATACAACTTCAGAACAAGGGAACTCAAGAAGTCCCACcaaattttgaagaattatGCTCATGAAGATAAATGTGATGGATTACTTGTACCTTACTATCTGCCCAGAGATCATCCCCCAGTTATCCCACTTGCTGTCCGAGCAAACAGTCCTTCACTATCAGGAGAAG GTACACGAGAAAGTGCTTGGCCATTGGCAGGGACTCTACGCCATCAAATGCACCAGTGGACCGTTTATTCTATCACTATGCTGTTTCCCATTTGGCAGAGAAGTATAAGATCAGGGCTGGCCTGGCTTCCAGGATTCCATTGCGCATCAAACTATATGTGGGAGTCCACCATAGCATTGATAGTTATAAAT GGGCAATGTCATGCTACAGTGATTTAA
- the LOC113704916 gene encoding protein neprosin-like isoform X2, whose amino-acid sequence MGIKLMSILMLQVTLVAISRGVPRNGSSSKQNFGPKFAVKSIQSEDGDVIDCIGIHNQPAFNHPALRNHKIESNFHFQMRPTYDPIMVTKNEKETWEASDHKGNKDLYITTTAQIWHKSGSCPEGTIPIRRVPRKNKSKVTTVDDHARKKPTISPYQFKDDKSMNLLRANHSLAILHTEGYAYFGAKGDIKVCYPSVELDDEYTTSQVALKSGPYNQYEAIESGWAVNPSVYGDRQTRFFTYWTIDASVETGCFDATCPGFVQISKDVAVGAAIYPISKPNELPYQITIFIFKDPFTGNWWVNYGEKVYIGYWPGELFDRLSFSAETVQWGGEVYSARVGTSPHTATQMGNGQYADRHAGTIRRMRVVQNSQVIKFPDWVNSYTDAIDGNFCQNLSFIMEGLVEVTCALRQTRANSLTGYKNDCF is encoded by the exons ATGGGGATCAAGTTGATGTCTATCCTAATGCTGCAAGTCACTTTGGTAGCAATAAGCAGAGGGGTCCCAAGGAATGGCTCCAGCTCGAAACAGAATTTTGGTCCCAAGTTTGCAGTGAAAAGCATTCAG AGTGAAGATGGGGATGTAATTGATTGCATTGGCATTCACAACCAACCTGCTTTTAATCATCCTGCGTTGAGAAATCACAAAATCGAG AGCAATTTCCACTTCCAGATGAGACCAACCTATGATCCAATAATGGtgacaaaaaatgaaaaggaaaccTGGGAAGCATCTGATCATAAAGGAAACAAAGACTTGTATATTACCACTACAGCACAGATATGGCATAAAAGTGGAAGCTGCCCCGAAGGGACAATTCCCATCAGGAGGGTgccaaggaaaaacaaaagcaaagtaACTACAGTCGATGATCATGCAAGAAAAAAACCGACTATCTCCCCTTACCAGTTTAAGGACGACAAAAGTATGAACCTTCTACGAGCAAACCACTCG TTGGCAATACTGCACACTGAGGGATATGCATATTTTGGAGCCAAAGGAGATATTAAGGTCTGTTATCCTTCTGTGGAACTGGATGACGAGTACACTACTTCTCAGGTTGCTCTCAAAAGCGGCCCTTACAACCAGTATGAAGCCATAGAATCAGGATGGGCG GTGAATCCAAGTGTTTATGGGGACAGACAAACAAGATTTTTTACATATTGGACG ATTGATGCTTCAGTAGAAACCGGTTGCTTTGATGCTACTTGCCCTGGTTTTGTACAAATTAGCAAGGATGTAGCAGTTGGTGCTGCAATATATCCCATATCAAAGCCTAATGAACTTCCATATCAAATAACTATCTTCATCTTTAAG GACCCATTTACTGGCAACTGGTGGGTTAATTACGGAGAGAAGGTTTACATAGGATATTGGCCTGGTGAACTCTTTGACAGGTTATCTTTCAGTGCTGAAACTGTTCAATGGGGCGGCGAAGTTTACAGTGCCAGAGTTGGAACTTCTCCTCACACTGCAACACAAATGGGCAACGGGCAATATGCTGACAGGCATGCAGGAACCATAAGAAGGATGCGCGTTGTTCAGAATTCTCAAGTTATAAAATTCCCAGATTGGGTTAATTCTTATACCGATGCTATAGATGGGAATTTTTGCCAGAACCTGAGTTTTATTATGGAGGGCCTGGTAGAAGTTACATGTGCCCTTAGACAGACTAGAGCAAATTCACTGACAGGTTATAAGAATGATTGTTTCTAG
- the LOC113704918 gene encoding protein neprosin-like has protein sequence MEIKLMTILLIEVTLAIISHEALANGFLSRPNSQEAASSNNHRNTNAVKSIRSEDGDIIDCIDIYKQPAFNHPALKNHKIQMKPSYVPTKDITSYKANTAKTSKQRKGEIPIALTTQLWHRSGSCPEGTVPIRRMQKKSPYEARKPSFFQHSKKFNISTPMLHSEGFAYLGAKGDIYVWNPRVELDDEFSTSQVALKSGSHNNFEAVEAGWAVNPGLYKDRQTRFFVYWTDDSSRETGCFDQFCPGFVQVNKEIALGAALLPNSTRGQLAVPMIVYIFKDLKTNNWWINYGEKTNVGYWPAELFTSLNHYAQTVQWGGEVYSANLETFGTRPHTATQMGSGEYGYPHYDVGVIKRIRVLDNSLALKYPEFTASFSDEYDCYSYQLFKGRLDPEFYYGGPGRNWKCP, from the exons ATGGAGATCAAACTGATGACCATTTTGTTAATAGAAGTGACTTTAGCAATAATAAGCCATGAAGCTTTGGCAAATGGCTTCCTTTCCAGGCCGAACTCCCAGGAAGCTGCAAGCAGTAATAATCACCGCAACACCAATGCAGTTAAAAGCATTCGG AGTGAAGATGGTGATATTATTGATTGCATCGACATCTATAAGCAGCCAGCTTTTAACCATCCTGCTCTAAAAAATCACAAGATCCAG ATGAAACCTAGTTATGTTCCAACAAAGGACATAACTTCCTACAAAGCAAATACAGCTAAAACATCtaaacaaagaaaaggagagattCCCATTGCTTTGACAACACAACTGTGGCACAGAAGTGGAAGCTGTCCTGAGGGGACGGTTCCGATTAGGAGAATGCAGAAGAAGAGCCCATATGAAGCAAGGAAGCCTAGCTTCTTCCAGCATAGCAAAAAATTCAACATCAGCACGCCAA TGTTGCATTCTGAGGGATTTGCATATCTTGGGGCCAAGGGAGATATTTATGTCTGGAATCCTCGAGTTGAATTGGATGATGAGTTCAGTACTTCTCAAGTTGCTCTCAAAAGTGGCTCTCACAACAATTTTGAAGCAGTTGAAGCAGGATGGGCG GTTAATCCAGGGCTCTATAAGGACAGGCAGACAAGATTTTTTGTGTATTGGACA GATGATTCTTCAAGAGAAACTGGATGCTTTGATCAATTTTGTCCTGGTTTCGTACAAGTCAACAAGGAGATAGCACTTGGTGCTGCACTCCTTCCCAACTCGACCCGTGGTCAACTGGCAGTCCCCATGATTGTCTACATTTTTAAG gaTCTAAAAACAAACAACTGGTGGATAAATTATGGAGAGAAAACTAATGTAGGATATTGGCCTGCTGAACTCTTTACTTCGTTAAATCATTATGCTCAAACTGTTCAATGGGGTGGTGAAGTATACAGCGCCAATCTTGAGACGTTTGGGACTCGTCCACACACCGCAACACAAATGGGAAGTGGGGAATATGGTTACCCACACTACGACGTGGGAGTAATAAAGAGAATTCGGGTTCTTGATAATTCCCTGGCGTTGAAGTACCCAGAATTCACAGCATCCTTCTCGGATGAGTATGATTGTTATAGTTACCAGCTTTTTAAGGGGCGCCTGGATCCTGAGTTCTATTATGGAGGACCTGGAAGAAATTGGAAGTGCCCTTAG
- the LOC113704915 gene encoding protein neprosin produces the protein MGIKWMFVLMLQITLAVIGRGVLEKSSSSKQNFGPKFAVKCIQSEDGDVIDCIDIYKQPAFKHPALRNHKIQMTPAYDPTMVTKNENETLEPFRNGREKDLHVDATPQLWQRSRSCPEGTIPIRRMPNNSESKETSVDDHLRKKPRIIPDPFMESKNTYLLEINRSLAILHAEGFAYYGGKGDIKVWNPSVELDDEYTTSQVALKSGPRKQYEAIESGWAVNPSVYGDRQTRLFTYWTVDGSVKTGCFDATCPGFVQVSKDIALGAAIYPISNRTGLPSQITILSLRIQIPATGG, from the exons ATGGGGATCAAATGGATGTTTGTCCTAATGCTGCAAATCACTTTGGCCGTAATAGGCAGGGGAGTTTTAGAGAAGAGCTCCAGCTCAAAGCAGAACTTTGGTCCTAAGTTTGCAGTAAAATGCATTCAG aGTGAAGATGGGGATGTAATCGACTGCATTGACATCTACAAGCAACCTGCTTTCAAGCATCCAGCCCTGAGAAATCACAAAATCCAG ATGACACCAGCTTATGATCCAACAATGgtgacaaaaaatgaaaatgaaactttGGAACCATTTAGAAATGGAAGAGAAAAAGACTTACACGTTGATGCCACGCCACAGCTATGGCAGAGAAGTAGAAGCTGTCCTGAAGGGACTATTCCCATCAGGAGAATGCCAAATAATAGCGAAAGCAAAGAAACTTCAGTTGATGATCATCTAAGAAAGAAACCAAGAATCATCCCTGATCCGTTCATGGAGAGCAAGAATACATACCTTCTAGAAATAAATCGCTCA TTGGCAATATTGCACGCCGAGGGATTTGCATATTATGGAGGCAAAGGAGATATTAAGGTCTGGAATCCTTCTGTTGAACTAGATGATGAGTACACTACTTCTCAGGTTGCTCTCAAAAGTGGCCCTCGAAAGCAGTATGAAGCCATTGAATCAGGGTGGGCC GTGAATCCAAGTGTCTACGGGGACAGACAAACTAGACTCTTTACATATTGGACG GTTGATGGTTCTGTCAAAACTGGTTGCTTTGATGCTACTTGCCCTGGTTTTGTACAAGTCAGCAAGGATATAGCACTTGGTGCTGCTATATATCCCATATCAAATCGTACTGGACTTCCATCTCAGATAACTATTTTATCTTTAAG GATCCAAATACCGGCGACTGGTGGGTAA
- the LOC113704916 gene encoding protein neprosin-like isoform X1 translates to MGIKLMSILMLQVTLVAISRGVPRNGSSSKQNFGPKFAVKSIQSEDGDVIDCIGIHNQPAFNHPALRNHKIEMRPTYDPIMVTKNEKETWEASDHKGNKDLYITTTAQIWHKSGSCPEGTIPIRRVPRKNKSKVTTVDDHARKKPTISPYQFKDDKSMNLLRANHSLAILHTEGYAYFGAKGDIKVCYPSVELDDEYTTSQVALKSGPYNQYEAIESGWAVSINKQNVNPSVYGDRQTRFFTYWTIDASVETGCFDATCPGFVQISKDVAVGAAIYPISKPNELPYQITIFIFKDPFTGNWWVNYGEKVYIGYWPGELFDRLSFSAETVQWGGEVYSARVGTSPHTATQMGNGQYADRHAGTIRRMRVVQNSQVIKFPDWVNSYTDAIDGNFCQNLSFIMEGLVEVTCALRQTRANSLTGYKNDCF, encoded by the exons ATGGGGATCAAGTTGATGTCTATCCTAATGCTGCAAGTCACTTTGGTAGCAATAAGCAGAGGGGTCCCAAGGAATGGCTCCAGCTCGAAACAGAATTTTGGTCCCAAGTTTGCAGTGAAAAGCATTCAG AGTGAAGATGGGGATGTAATTGATTGCATTGGCATTCACAACCAACCTGCTTTTAATCATCCTGCGTTGAGAAATCACAAAATCGAG ATGAGACCAACCTATGATCCAATAATGGtgacaaaaaatgaaaaggaaaccTGGGAAGCATCTGATCATAAAGGAAACAAAGACTTGTATATTACCACTACAGCACAGATATGGCATAAAAGTGGAAGCTGCCCCGAAGGGACAATTCCCATCAGGAGGGTgccaaggaaaaacaaaagcaaagtaACTACAGTCGATGATCATGCAAGAAAAAAACCGACTATCTCCCCTTACCAGTTTAAGGACGACAAAAGTATGAACCTTCTACGAGCAAACCACTCG TTGGCAATACTGCACACTGAGGGATATGCATATTTTGGAGCCAAAGGAGATATTAAGGTCTGTTATCCTTCTGTGGAACTGGATGACGAGTACACTACTTCTCAGGTTGCTCTCAAAAGCGGCCCTTACAACCAGTATGAAGCCATAGAATCAGGATGGGCGGTCAGTATCAACAAGCAAAAT GTGAATCCAAGTGTTTATGGGGACAGACAAACAAGATTTTTTACATATTGGACG ATTGATGCTTCAGTAGAAACCGGTTGCTTTGATGCTACTTGCCCTGGTTTTGTACAAATTAGCAAGGATGTAGCAGTTGGTGCTGCAATATATCCCATATCAAAGCCTAATGAACTTCCATATCAAATAACTATCTTCATCTTTAAG GACCCATTTACTGGCAACTGGTGGGTTAATTACGGAGAGAAGGTTTACATAGGATATTGGCCTGGTGAACTCTTTGACAGGTTATCTTTCAGTGCTGAAACTGTTCAATGGGGCGGCGAAGTTTACAGTGCCAGAGTTGGAACTTCTCCTCACACTGCAACACAAATGGGCAACGGGCAATATGCTGACAGGCATGCAGGAACCATAAGAAGGATGCGCGTTGTTCAGAATTCTCAAGTTATAAAATTCCCAGATTGGGTTAATTCTTATACCGATGCTATAGATGGGAATTTTTGCCAGAACCTGAGTTTTATTATGGAGGGCCTGGTAGAAGTTACATGTGCCCTTAGACAGACTAGAGCAAATTCACTGACAGGTTATAAGAATGATTGTTTCTAG
- the LOC113703068 gene encoding uncharacterized protein codes for MVNYSLMITAELENLTDLQPQGGCDDPSFNYYFKLKCGNCGEVTPKEVCLCLTDVVPHGKGSTNLVKKCKFCSREGTVTMITGRGRPLTQIQSQFGHFTPLMVFDCRGVEPLDFSFGSGWQVESIEGTKFDGVDLSGGEFVEYDEKGECPVMISNLRASFDVLK; via the exons ATGGTGAACTACTCGCTGATGATCACCGCGGAGCTGGAGAACCTCACTGATCTTCAGCCTCAAGGCGGCTGTGACGACCCTAGCTTCAACTACTACTTCAAG CTGAAATGTGGGAACTGTGGTGAAGTGACCCCAAAAGAGGTTTGTCTTTGCCTGACTGATGTAGTTCCTCATGGCAAGGGCAGTACTAATCTTGTTAAGAAG TGCAAGTTCTGTTCAAGGGAAGGAACTGTGACCATGATCACTGGCCGAGGGCGTCCACTGACGCAGATACAAAGTCAATTTGGCCATTTTACTCCCCTGATGGTGTTTGACTGCAGGGGTGTTGAGCCTCTGGACTTTTCTTTTGGTAGTGGATGGCAGGTTGAATCT ATTGAAGGAACAAAGTTTGATGGTGTTGATTTGTCTGGAGGGGAATTTGTTGAGTATGATGAGAAGGGAGAGTGTCCAGTCATGATTTCCAACCTCCGTGCCAGTTTCGATGTTCTTAAGTAG